In a single window of the Allobranchiibius huperziae genome:
- a CDS encoding ABC transporter permease, giving the protein MTTLTTTSHKSVSAFDRARVNAWVRFGVRRLGQLVVSVWVLITASFLMIHLIPGDPVRSSLGPTASQSLIAARRHALGLDKPLPTQYGQYLKGVFTGDLGTSISSQLPVRQIIGQRLPPTLLLAMLAFLVVIVIAIPLGVLMGVVTRGGRARRTELVFSSTSVVFNSMPDFLLGVGLVYIFAVSAGIFPVAGRSGPGSYVLPVLSLSIGPAAALARIMRVEMISVLDTDYVRTARAKRLPALRIYLGHALPNALTATITLGGLLLSALIAGTVLVETVFAWPGLGSTIVASILAKDYPVVQGIVLVYGAGVLLINLIVDIALALLDPRSVIKES; this is encoded by the coding sequence ATGACGACCCTCACCACGACGTCGCACAAGAGCGTCTCCGCATTCGACCGTGCGCGCGTCAACGCGTGGGTCCGTTTCGGCGTGCGCCGCCTCGGGCAGTTGGTCGTCTCGGTGTGGGTGCTGATCACCGCGTCGTTCCTGATGATCCACCTGATCCCCGGCGACCCGGTGCGCTCATCGCTCGGGCCGACCGCATCACAGTCGCTGATCGCCGCCCGTCGTCACGCGCTGGGCCTGGACAAGCCGTTACCGACCCAGTACGGGCAGTACCTCAAGGGCGTGTTCACCGGCGATCTGGGCACCTCGATCAGTTCGCAGCTGCCGGTGCGCCAGATCATCGGTCAGCGACTTCCCCCCACCCTGCTGCTCGCGATGCTGGCGTTCCTGGTTGTCATCGTCATCGCGATCCCCCTCGGGGTGCTGATGGGGGTGGTCACCCGCGGCGGGCGGGCCCGTCGTACGGAGCTCGTCTTCTCCAGCACCAGCGTCGTGTTCAATTCGATGCCGGACTTCCTCCTGGGAGTCGGGCTGGTCTACATCTTCGCGGTGAGCGCGGGCATCTTCCCGGTCGCGGGACGATCCGGTCCGGGCTCCTACGTGCTGCCCGTCCTGTCGCTCTCGATCGGTCCCGCGGCGGCGCTCGCCCGGATCATGCGGGTGGAGATGATCTCGGTCCTGGACACCGACTACGTCCGGACGGCGCGCGCCAAACGATTGCCCGCACTGCGGATCTACCTCGGTCACGCGCTCCCGAACGCGCTGACGGCCACCATCACCCTGGGCGGATTGCTGCTCAGCGCCCTGATCGCCGGCACCGTGCTGGTCGAGACCGTCTTCGCATGGCCGGGACTCGGCTCGACCATCGTGGCGTCGATCCTCGCCAAGGACTACCCCGTCGTGCAGGGCATCGTGCTGGTCTACGGCGCCGGCGTGCTGCTCATCAACCTGATCGTCGACATCGCGCTGGCGCTGCTCGACCCGCGCTCGGTCATCAAGGAGAGCTGA